The proteins below are encoded in one region of Triticum aestivum cultivar Chinese Spring chromosome 1B, IWGSC CS RefSeq v2.1, whole genome shotgun sequence:
- the LOC123094715 gene encoding cyclin-B1-5, translating to MGSRQDQHAAAAPQPANRGAAVPAGQQKDAAAAGGRPGAGGNRRVLGDIGNVVHAHAHVLDGKINRPITRSFGAQLLRKAQADPSKNGVAVPPAERAGLKPVAKKVPVKLKPAAPRPKPAAKIVTGPGENRKPSEVAAGCSAPRKKVVHTLTTVLNHRSKEASIDDIDKLDGDNELAVVDYIDDIYRYYKEAQHECRPIDYMGSQPEINPKMRAILIDWLVEVTHKFELMPESMFLTMYVIDRFLSLQAVPRRELQLVGMAAMLISCKYEEIWAPEVDDFISIADYSYSRQQILSMEKNILNSMAWNLTVPTPYVFLVRFAKAAGSDKELEHMIFFFAEMALMEYGLVTVRPSLVAAFAVYAARCTLKRSPIWTETLKHHTGFAEPQLLEPAKVLVMAHAAAPECKLKAIYKKYSSEQYGRVSLRPPAVAAPQRLA from the exons ATGGGGTCCAGGCAAGACCAGCACGCGGCTGCCGCTCCGCAGCCGGCCAACAGAG GTGCCGCAGTACCGGCAGGGCAGcagaaggacgccgccgccgccggcggccgccCCGGGGCGGGAGGGAACAGGCGGGTGCTCGGGGACATCGGCAACGTCGTCCACGCCCACGCCCACGTCCTCGACGG CAAGATCAATCGCCCAATTACCAGGAGCTTCGGTGCCCAGCTCTTGAGGAAGGCCCAGGCCGATCCATCTAAG AACGGCGTAGCTGTTCCTCCAGCAGAGCGGGCCGGCCTGAAGCCGGTGGCCAAGAAAGTCCCTGTCAAGCTCAagcccgccgcccctcgccctaaGCCGGCCGCCAAGATCGTCACCGGCCCCGGCGAAAACAGGAAGCCATCAGAGGTTGCCGCCGGTTGCTCTGCCCCCAGGAAGAAGGTCGTCCACACCCTCACGACCGTGCTCAACCATCGTTCCAAG GAGGCCTCAATCGATGATATCGACAAGCTCGACGGCGAcaacgagctcgccgtcgtcgactacatcgacgacatcTACAGATACTACAAGGAGGCACAG CACGAGTGCCGGCCAATCGATTACATGGGCAGCCAGCCCGAGATCAACCCCAAGATGAGGGCAATCCTGATAGATTGGCTAGTTGAAGTGACCCATAAGTTCGAGCTCATGCCCGAGAGCATGTTCTTAACAATGTACGTCATCGACAGGTTCCTCTCCTTACAGGCGGTGCCTCGGCGGGAGCTGCAGCTCGTCGGCATGGCGGCCATGCTCATCTCCTGCAAGTATGAGGAGATTTGGGCCCCAGAG GTAGACGATTTCATATCCATAGCCGACTACTCGTACTCGAGGCAGCAGATCCTGTCCATGGAGAAGAACATACTCAACAGCATGGCGTGGAACCTCACCGTGCCCACCCCGTACGTCTTCCTGGTGCGATTCGCCAAGGCCGCCGGAAGCGACAAGGAG CTTGAGCATATGATCTTCTTCTTCGCCGAGATGGCGCTCATGGAGTACGGGCTGGTCACGGTGCGCCCCTCACTGGTGGCGGCGTTTGCCGTGTACGCCGCTCGGTGCACGCTGAAAAGAAGCCCCATCTGGACGGAAACCCTCAAGCACCACACCGGATTCGCTGAACCCCAGCTCCT GGAGCCTGCCAAGGTGCTCGTCATGGCGCACGCGGCTGCTCCGGAGTGCAAGCTCAAGGCCATCTACAAGAAGTACTCCTCTGAGCAGTATGGGCGCGTGTCTCTGCGCCCTCCGGCAGTCGCAGCTCCTCAACGTCTGGCCTAG